In the genome of Streptomyces collinus, one region contains:
- a CDS encoding class I SAM-dependent methyltransferase, protein MSAPSATALAWAAADPYDAALRAGRGPLFLRRTDGWLLPLEVERWCAGADPVDRDVLDRCEGAVLDVGCGPGRLVAELAARGRAALGIDVSEAAVEHTVRLGGQALRRSVFEQLPGEGRWDTVLLMDGNIGIGGDPRALLERVAGLLRPGGLLIAETVPADVDERVRVHITDARAATGDPFPWARLGTRALLGYARGWERAGQWTAGGRHFAALRSRSSRTTSSSAEPPKRTAVISSQRARNTSAGRPVADR, encoded by the coding sequence ATGAGCGCCCCGTCCGCGACCGCCCTGGCGTGGGCCGCCGCCGACCCCTACGACGCCGCCCTGCGCGCCGGCCGCGGCCCGCTGTTCCTGCGGCGCACGGACGGCTGGCTGCTGCCGCTGGAGGTGGAGCGCTGGTGCGCCGGGGCCGACCCGGTCGACCGGGACGTGCTGGACCGGTGCGAGGGTGCCGTGCTGGACGTGGGATGCGGGCCCGGACGGCTCGTGGCCGAACTGGCCGCCCGGGGGCGGGCCGCCCTCGGGATCGACGTCAGCGAGGCCGCGGTGGAGCACACCGTTCGGCTCGGGGGCCAGGCGCTGCGGCGGTCGGTGTTCGAGCAGCTGCCCGGCGAGGGCCGCTGGGACACCGTGCTGCTCATGGACGGCAACATCGGCATCGGCGGCGACCCGCGTGCCCTGCTGGAGCGGGTCGCCGGGCTGCTGCGCCCCGGGGGTCTGCTGATCGCCGAGACGGTCCCCGCGGACGTCGACGAACGCGTGCGCGTGCACATCACCGACGCCCGTGCCGCCACCGGCGACCCCTTCCCGTGGGCGCGGCTGGGCACCAGGGCGCTGCTCGGGTACGCGCGGGGTTGGGAGCGGGCGGGTCAGTGGACGGCCGGCGGACGGCACTTCGCCGCCCTGCGCAGCCGCAGCAGCCGCACCACCAGCAGCAGCGCCGAGCCGCCGAAGAGGACGGCGGTGATCAGCAGCCAGCGCGCGAGGAACACGTCGGCGGGCAGACCGGTGGCGGACCGGTAG
- a CDS encoding NAD-dependent epimerase/dehydratase family protein codes for MRVLVTGGAGFIGSHVVTTLRKRGHEAVVFDVREDPAADVRDPAAVRRALTGVDAVCHQAAMVGLGDGVADAADYVAHNDLGTAVLLAAMAETGVATLVLAGSMVVYGEGGYACARHGVVRPGPRAVAALDAGRFEPPCPVCGADLSPGLVGEDAPADPRNVYASTKLAQEHLAAAWARCTGGSAMSLRYHNVYGPGMPRDTPYAGVASFFRSALARGEAPRVFEDGRQRRDFVHVRDVAAANAVALEAEAAPGALTVYNTGSGTPNTVGAMARALAAAHGGPEPVVTGEYRLGDVRHITADSSRLRAELGWKPAVGFEEGMTEFARAGMRGA; via the coding sequence ATGCGCGTACTGGTCACCGGCGGTGCCGGGTTCATCGGGTCCCATGTGGTCACCACCCTGCGGAAGCGGGGGCACGAAGCGGTCGTGTTCGACGTACGGGAGGATCCTGCTGCGGACGTGCGGGACCCCGCAGCCGTGCGCCGCGCCCTGACCGGTGTGGACGCCGTGTGCCACCAGGCCGCGATGGTCGGGCTCGGCGACGGGGTCGCCGACGCGGCGGACTACGTCGCGCACAACGACCTGGGGACGGCCGTGCTGCTCGCGGCCATGGCGGAGACGGGCGTGGCGACCCTCGTGCTCGCCGGATCGATGGTCGTCTACGGCGAGGGAGGGTACGCGTGTGCGCGGCACGGGGTGGTGAGGCCCGGGCCACGGGCCGTGGCCGCGCTCGACGCGGGCCGGTTCGAGCCGCCGTGCCCGGTGTGCGGAGCGGACCTCTCCCCCGGCCTGGTAGGCGAGGACGCCCCGGCCGATCCGCGGAACGTGTACGCGTCGACCAAGCTCGCCCAGGAGCATCTGGCCGCCGCCTGGGCCCGCTGCACCGGCGGGTCGGCGATGTCGCTGCGCTACCACAACGTGTACGGGCCGGGCATGCCCCGGGACACCCCCTACGCCGGGGTGGCCTCCTTCTTCCGCTCGGCGCTCGCCCGGGGCGAGGCCCCGCGGGTGTTCGAGGACGGGCGGCAGCGCAGGGACTTCGTGCACGTCCGGGACGTGGCAGCGGCGAACGCCGTGGCGCTGGAGGCGGAGGCCGCCCCGGGCGCGCTCACCGTGTACAACACCGGAAGCGGTACCCCGAACACCGTCGGCGCGATGGCCCGGGCGCTGGCCGCCGCGCACGGCGGACCCGAGCCGGTCGTCACGGGTGAGTACCGGCTCGGGGACGTACGACACATCACCGCGGACTCTTCGCGGCTGCGGGCGGAGCTGGGCTGGAAGCCGGCGGTCGGCTTCGAGGAGGGCATGACGGAGTTCGCGCGGGCGGGGATGCGGGGCGCGTAG
- a CDS encoding sensor histidine kinase, translated as MRDNLLIALYAFAGAAATGLAGAGVLRLIRRRSLTVSLAVVAAVGVVAMLAGTLAVAWAMFLSAHDLTVVTTVVAMAAVVSLATALLLGRWVVARSRELAVAARSFGDGGDFAAPGGPATAELAAVSRELAATSARLAESRERERALEASRRELVAWISHDLRTPLAGLRAMSEALEDGVAADPDRYLRQMRTEVERLNDMVGDLFELSRIHAGTLALTPTRISLYDLVGDALAGVDPLARAHGVRLVGGRVEPVPVEVDGKEMSRVLGNLLVNAIRRTPADGTVAIAAERSPEGVVLSVTDGCGGIPEEDLPRVFDTGWRGTHARTPPAGAGLGLAIVRGIVEAHQGRAGVRNIPGGCRFEVVLPAAAS; from the coding sequence GTGCGCGACAACCTCCTGATCGCCCTGTACGCCTTCGCCGGTGCCGCCGCGACAGGGCTGGCGGGGGCGGGCGTACTGCGCCTGATCCGCCGGCGTTCGCTGACCGTCTCGCTCGCGGTGGTGGCGGCGGTCGGCGTCGTCGCGATGCTCGCGGGCACGCTCGCCGTCGCCTGGGCGATGTTCCTGTCGGCGCACGACCTGACCGTCGTCACGACCGTCGTCGCCATGGCGGCCGTCGTCTCCCTGGCCACCGCCCTGCTGCTGGGGCGCTGGGTCGTCGCCCGCAGCCGTGAACTCGCCGTGGCGGCGCGCTCCTTCGGCGACGGCGGGGACTTCGCCGCCCCCGGCGGGCCCGCCACCGCCGAACTCGCCGCGGTGAGCCGGGAGCTGGCGGCCACCAGCGCCAGACTCGCCGAGTCCCGGGAGCGGGAACGTGCCCTGGAGGCCTCCCGCCGTGAACTCGTCGCCTGGATCTCGCACGACCTGCGGACCCCGCTGGCCGGTCTGCGCGCCATGTCGGAGGCGCTGGAGGACGGCGTCGCCGCCGACCCCGACCGCTATCTCCGTCAGATGCGGACCGAGGTCGAACGCCTCAACGACATGGTCGGCGACCTCTTCGAGCTCTCCCGCATCCACGCCGGGACCCTGGCCCTGACCCCCACCCGGATCTCCCTGTACGACCTGGTCGGCGACGCCCTCGCCGGCGTCGACCCCCTCGCCCGCGCGCACGGGGTGCGGCTGGTGGGCGGCCGGGTCGAGCCGGTGCCGGTGGAGGTGGACGGCAAGGAGATGAGCCGGGTGCTGGGCAACCTGCTGGTCAACGCGATCCGCCGGACTCCGGCCGACGGCACGGTCGCGATCGCCGCCGAGCGTTCCCCCGAGGGCGTCGTCCTGTCGGTGACGGACGGCTGCGGCGGCATTCCCGAGGAGGACCTGCCGCGCGTCTTCGACACCGGCTGGCGCGGCACACACGCCCGGACGCCCCCGGCCGGGGCGGGCCTCGGCCTCGCCATCGTGCGCGGCATCGTGGAGGCCCACCAGGGCCGGGCCGGTGTACGCAACATCCCCGGGGGCTGCCGCTTCGAGGTGGTGCTGCCGGCGGCGGCTTCGTGA
- a CDS encoding DUF1996 domain-containing protein encodes MNQGHRRNRKRRNAIVLIAGLAAGGVGLALVNMQANATDAPSATTRAASPLSCPSVADRLPDVPRQARAEVDRNLRLLQTQITEAGNRLAATRGQGGPDFVQNAILGPLKDKRTATVDRIAIAISRTGAPRPQGLSSLAACTLAGAGQGQKGQGQQGRQGQTGQGQKGQGQKEQGASPSPAAGNGPVPEDFVDITKVAPNVPARPRNSRNASKGAFTTRCGVNAEGRHNSDNVIVAPGVGNGAHHTHDYVGAIGVDAFTTDDTLAAADTTCSNGDRSTYYWPVLRDRNGAEEADAGKPGGGAEGNIGKILTPTSASLTFVGSPRGKVVAMPRFLRIITGDAKANANGGANANAAWSCTGFENRVQLKDKYPICPAGSEVVRTERFQSCWDGRNTDSANHRSHVAFADARGNCPSGFKAVPQLVQRLTYSGLAGSTAFAVDSFPESLHKPITDHGDFINAMPERLMKKAVTCINSGRRCG; translated from the coding sequence ATGAACCAGGGACACAGGCGCAACCGGAAGCGGCGCAACGCGATCGTCCTGATCGCCGGGCTGGCCGCGGGCGGTGTCGGACTCGCGCTGGTCAATATGCAGGCCAACGCGACCGACGCCCCCAGTGCCACGACCCGCGCTGCCTCACCCCTTTCCTGCCCCTCGGTCGCCGACCGGCTGCCGGACGTGCCCCGACAAGCACGCGCGGAGGTCGACCGCAACCTGCGCCTGCTGCAGACCCAGATCACCGAGGCGGGCAACCGGCTGGCCGCCACGCGCGGGCAGGGCGGGCCGGACTTCGTGCAGAACGCCATCCTGGGCCCGCTCAAGGACAAGCGGACCGCCACCGTCGACCGCATCGCCATCGCGATCAGTCGCACGGGCGCGCCCCGGCCGCAGGGGCTGAGCAGCCTGGCCGCCTGCACGCTGGCAGGCGCCGGCCAGGGGCAGAAGGGCCAGGGACAGCAAGGCCGGCAGGGGCAGACGGGCCAGGGGCAAAAGGGCCAGGGGCAGAAGGAGCAGGGCGCGAGCCCATCCCCGGCCGCCGGCAACGGCCCGGTGCCCGAGGACTTCGTGGACATCACCAAGGTCGCCCCCAACGTGCCCGCCCGGCCCCGCAACAGCCGCAACGCGTCCAAGGGCGCCTTCACGACCCGCTGCGGTGTCAACGCCGAAGGCCGGCACAACTCCGACAACGTGATCGTCGCCCCCGGAGTGGGCAACGGCGCTCACCACACCCATGACTACGTCGGCGCCATAGGCGTCGACGCCTTCACGACCGACGACACCCTGGCCGCGGCGGACACCACGTGCAGCAACGGTGACCGCTCGACCTACTACTGGCCGGTGCTGCGCGACCGCAACGGAGCCGAGGAGGCGGACGCCGGCAAGCCCGGCGGCGGAGCCGAGGGCAACATCGGCAAGATCCTCACCCCCACCTCCGCGAGCCTCACCTTCGTCGGCAGCCCCCGCGGCAAGGTGGTCGCCATGCCGCGCTTCCTGCGCATCATCACCGGTGACGCCAAGGCGAACGCGAACGGCGGCGCCAACGCCAACGCGGCCTGGTCCTGCACCGGCTTCGAGAACCGCGTCCAGCTCAAGGACAAGTACCCGATCTGCCCCGCCGGCAGCGAGGTGGTCCGCACCGAGCGGTTCCAGAGCTGCTGGGACGGACGGAACACCGACAGCGCCAACCACCGCAGCCATGTCGCCTTCGCCGACGCCCGCGGCAACTGCCCGTCCGGCTTCAAGGCGGTCCCGCAGCTCGTGCAGCGCCTCACCTACAGCGGCCTGGCCGGCAGCACCGCCTTCGCCGTGGACAGCTTCCCCGAGTCGCTGCACAAGCCCATCACCGACCATGGCGACTTCATCAACGCCATGCCCGAGCGGCTGATGAAGAAGGCGGTCACCTGCATCAACTCCGGCCGCCGCTGCGGCTGA
- a CDS encoding flavodoxin family protein, translating to MTAPSAPDAAHRFEDLTALYINCTLKPSPQRSHTQGLIDKSRSIMDDAGVTTELIRAVDHDIAPGVYPDMTEHGFATDVWPALYERVMAADILVLAGPIWLGDNSSVTKQVIERLYACSSLLNSQGQYAYYGRVGGCLITGNEDGIKHCAMNVLYSLQHLGYTIPPQADAGWIGAAGPGPSYLDPDSGGPENDFTNRNTSFMTWNLMHLAALLKRTGGVPAHGNQRSQWDAGCRPGADNPEHR from the coding sequence ATGACAGCCCCCTCCGCACCCGACGCGGCCCACCGCTTCGAGGACCTGACCGCCCTGTACATCAACTGCACCCTCAAACCCTCCCCGCAGCGCAGCCACACCCAGGGCCTGATCGACAAGAGCCGGTCGATCATGGACGACGCCGGCGTGACCACGGAGCTGATCCGTGCCGTCGACCACGACATCGCGCCCGGTGTCTACCCGGACATGACCGAGCACGGCTTCGCCACGGACGTCTGGCCTGCGCTGTACGAGCGGGTCATGGCAGCAGACATCCTGGTCCTGGCCGGGCCCATCTGGCTGGGCGACAACAGCTCCGTCACCAAGCAGGTCATCGAGCGCCTCTACGCCTGCTCCTCACTGCTCAACTCCCAGGGGCAGTACGCCTACTACGGCCGGGTCGGCGGCTGTCTCATCACCGGCAACGAGGACGGCATCAAGCACTGCGCGATGAACGTCCTCTACAGCCTCCAGCACCTCGGCTACACGATCCCGCCCCAGGCGGACGCCGGCTGGATCGGCGCGGCCGGGCCCGGACCGTCGTACCTGGACCCGGACTCGGGCGGCCCGGAGAACGACTTCACCAACCGCAACACCAGTTTCATGACCTGGAACCTGATGCACCTCGCGGCCCTGCTGAAGCGCACCGGAGGGGTCCCCGCCCACGGCAACCAGCGCTCGCAGTGGGACGCCGGCTGCCGCCCGGGCGCGGACAACCCCGAGCACCGCTGA
- a CDS encoding response regulator transcription factor, which yields MQQPYEPPGTAGGAPRILVVDDDPTVAEVVAGYLDRAGYAVDRADDGPSALTRAAARRPDLVVLDLMLPGMDGLEVCRRIRGHGPVPVIMLTARGDEDDRILGLEVGADDYVTKPFSPRELVLRVESVLRRSRPAATGDRLGAAGLTVEPTARRATKNGTELALTLREFDLLSFFLRHPGRAFGREDLMREVWGWDFGDLSTVTVHVRRLRGKVEDDPARPRLIQTVWGVGYRFEPGEPGEPGEGNE from the coding sequence ATGCAGCAGCCGTACGAGCCCCCCGGGACCGCGGGCGGGGCCCCCAGAATCCTGGTCGTCGACGACGATCCGACCGTCGCCGAGGTCGTCGCCGGATACCTGGATCGCGCCGGTTACGCCGTCGACCGCGCCGACGACGGCCCGAGCGCCCTCACCCGAGCCGCCGCGCGCCGGCCGGACCTCGTCGTGCTCGACCTGATGCTGCCCGGCATGGACGGTCTGGAAGTGTGCCGGCGGATCCGCGGCCACGGCCCCGTACCCGTCATCATGCTCACCGCCCGCGGCGACGAGGACGACCGCATCCTGGGCCTGGAGGTCGGCGCCGACGACTACGTCACCAAGCCCTTCAGCCCACGCGAACTCGTCCTGCGCGTCGAGTCGGTGCTGCGGCGCAGCCGCCCCGCGGCCACGGGGGACCGGCTGGGAGCGGCCGGTCTGACCGTCGAGCCGACGGCCCGCCGCGCCACCAAGAACGGCACCGAACTCGCCCTCACCCTGCGCGAGTTCGACCTGCTCTCCTTCTTCCTGCGGCACCCGGGGCGGGCCTTCGGCCGCGAGGACCTGATGCGTGAGGTCTGGGGGTGGGACTTCGGCGACCTGTCGACCGTCACGGTCCACGTCCGCCGTCTGCGCGGCAAGGTCGAGGACGACCCGGCCCGGCCCCGCCTGATCCAGACCGTCTGGGGCGTGGGCTACCGCTTCGAACCCGGTGAACCCGGTGAACCCGGTGAAGGGAACGAGTGA
- a CDS encoding glycosyltransferase family 2 protein, which produces MTPPDVDVVLPCLNEAEALPWVLERIPPGWRALVVDNGSTDGSAGIARAWGATVVHEPRRGFGAACHAGLTAATADVVCFCDCDASLDPGLLVPFVREVRDGGADLVLGRRRPQGRGAWPPHARAGNLALARMLRRRTGLRLHDLGPLRAARRQALLALGLSDRRSGYPLQMVVRAADAGWRIAEHDVPYLPRAGASKVTGTWRGTWQAVRDMSRVLAETPADERGSTVHERGTVR; this is translated from the coding sequence ATGACACCTCCGGACGTCGACGTGGTGCTGCCCTGCCTGAACGAGGCCGAGGCCCTTCCCTGGGTGCTCGAACGGATTCCGCCGGGCTGGCGCGCACTCGTCGTCGACAACGGTTCCACGGACGGCTCGGCCGGCATCGCCCGCGCGTGGGGCGCGACCGTGGTGCACGAGCCGCGGCGGGGCTTCGGCGCGGCCTGCCACGCCGGACTGACGGCCGCCACCGCCGACGTGGTGTGCTTCTGCGACTGCGACGCCTCCCTCGACCCGGGGCTCCTGGTCCCCTTCGTGCGCGAAGTGCGCGACGGCGGGGCCGACCTGGTGCTCGGGCGGCGGCGTCCGCAGGGCCGGGGCGCGTGGCCGCCGCATGCCCGGGCCGGCAATCTCGCGCTCGCCCGGATGCTGCGCCGCCGCACCGGGCTGCGCCTGCACGATCTCGGCCCCCTGCGCGCCGCCCGGCGGCAGGCGCTGCTCGCCCTCGGCCTCAGCGACCGGCGCAGCGGCTATCCGCTCCAGATGGTCGTCCGCGCGGCCGACGCGGGCTGGCGGATCGCCGAGCACGACGTGCCGTACCTGCCCCGTGCGGGGGCCTCGAAGGTGACGGGGACGTGGCGCGGTACGTGGCAGGCCGTACGGGACATGAGCCGCGTGCTGGCCGAAACGCCCGCGGACGAGAGGGGAAGCACCGTGCACGAAAGGGGGACCGTCCGTTGA
- a CDS encoding TIGR04282 family arsenosugar biosynthesis glycosyltransferase yields the protein MTTLLVIAKEPRPGRVKTRLTPPFTPGEAAELAEAALADTLHAVAATPATRRVLVLDGAPGPWLPPGFDVVAQCAGGLDERLAEAFAGCAGPALLIGMDTPQVTPELLTVDFAGCDAWFGPAEDGGFWALGLACPDPALLRGVPMSTPVTGAVQRERLSAAGLRVRDLPPLRDVDTAADAHAVAALAPRGRFAARLARCPAAGGPVAGPGPRPVGPR from the coding sequence TTGACCACGCTCCTCGTCATCGCCAAGGAGCCGCGACCGGGCCGGGTGAAGACACGGCTCACGCCGCCGTTCACGCCCGGGGAGGCGGCCGAACTGGCCGAAGCGGCCCTCGCGGACACGCTGCACGCCGTGGCCGCCACGCCCGCCACCCGGCGCGTCCTGGTGCTCGACGGTGCCCCCGGCCCCTGGCTGCCGCCGGGTTTCGACGTCGTGGCGCAGTGCGCGGGCGGTCTCGACGAACGGCTGGCGGAGGCCTTCGCGGGCTGCGCCGGCCCCGCCCTGCTCATCGGCATGGACACCCCGCAGGTGACCCCGGAGCTGCTCACCGTCGACTTCGCAGGCTGCGACGCCTGGTTCGGCCCGGCGGAGGACGGCGGCTTCTGGGCCCTCGGACTGGCGTGCCCGGACCCCGCTCTGCTGCGGGGCGTGCCCATGTCGACGCCGGTGACGGGTGCCGTGCAGCGGGAGCGGCTGTCCGCCGCCGGACTGCGGGTGCGCGACCTGCCGCCCCTGCGCGACGTCGACACCGCCGCCGATGCCCACGCCGTCGCCGCACTCGCCCCGCGGGGGCGCTTCGCGGCGCGGCTGGCCCGGTGTCCGGCGGCCGGGGGGCCGGTCGCCGGGCCGGGCCCGCGCCCGGTCGGTCCCCGATGA
- a CDS encoding ferredoxin reductase — translation MTSAALRSRAWKLLEMATTPLLPSDYLDLVSPLRAGADLRGRIEAVHPETRDAATLVIRPGRGWRGHTAGQYVRIGVDVDGVRLWRAYSLTSPTDRRDGRVTITVKAIPDGKVSNHLVRRVKPGTLIQLDQATGDFVLPRAKPAKVLYLTAGSGITPVMGMLRDTEFDDVVMVHCAPQPQDVIFRNELHGLVADKKLRLTEVHTDTDGVLDIGRLDELVPDWAERETWACGPAGLLDAAEEHWREHGVPERLHTERFRPGIVAAGVGGEVTFSTTGKTVDADGATPLLDVGEEAGVLMPSGCRMGICFGCVTPLKAGAVRDLRTGEITEAEPGVLIQTCVSAAAGPCDIER, via the coding sequence ATGACGAGTGCAGCCCTCCGCAGCAGGGCTTGGAAACTGCTGGAGATGGCCACGACGCCGCTCCTGCCGTCGGACTATCTCGACCTGGTCAGCCCGCTGCGTGCGGGCGCTGACCTGCGTGGGCGCATCGAGGCCGTCCACCCCGAGACGCGTGACGCCGCGACCCTCGTGATCAGGCCGGGGCGGGGCTGGCGCGGCCACACGGCCGGCCAGTACGTGCGGATCGGGGTCGACGTCGACGGGGTGCGCCTGTGGCGTGCCTACTCGCTCACCTCGCCGACAGACCGCCGGGACGGCCGCGTCACGATCACCGTGAAGGCGATCCCGGACGGCAAGGTCAGCAACCACCTGGTCCGCCGGGTGAAACCGGGCACGCTGATCCAGCTCGACCAGGCGACCGGTGACTTCGTGCTGCCGCGGGCCAAGCCCGCCAAGGTGCTCTACCTGACGGCCGGCAGCGGCATCACGCCCGTGATGGGCATGCTGCGTGACACCGAGTTCGACGACGTCGTCATGGTCCACTGCGCACCACAACCACAGGACGTGATCTTCCGCAACGAACTGCACGGGCTGGTAGCGGACAAGAAGCTGCGGCTCACCGAGGTGCACACCGACACGGACGGTGTGCTCGACATCGGCCGTCTCGACGAACTCGTGCCCGACTGGGCCGAGCGCGAGACCTGGGCCTGCGGGCCCGCGGGCCTGCTCGACGCCGCCGAAGAGCACTGGAGAGAGCACGGCGTACCGGAGCGCCTGCACACCGAGCGCTTCCGCCCCGGCATCGTCGCCGCCGGCGTCGGCGGCGAGGTCACGTTCAGCACCACCGGCAAGACCGTCGACGCGGACGGCGCCACGCCGTTGCTGGACGTCGGCGAGGAGGCCGGCGTGCTCATGCCCTCCGGGTGCCGCATGGGCATCTGCTTCGGCTGCGTCACGCCGCTCAAGGCGGGTGCCGTCCGCGACCTGCGCACCGGCGAGATCACCGAGGCCGAGCCGGGCGTCCTCATCCAGACCTGTGTGTCCGCCGCGGCGGGCCCTTGCGACATCGAACGGTAG
- a CDS encoding fatty acid desaturase family protein, whose translation MTAIDPTAHLTAEQIEELGRELDAIRDEVIAGRGEKDAAYIRKVISAQRKLELVSRGVLLFSFFPPAWLIGTAGLSVAKIMDNMEIGHNILHGQWDWMRDPKIHSTTWDWDHVSPADQWKHSHNELHHTYTNVIGKDNDLGYGIMRVDEDQKWHPFHLGQPLWNFINACFFEYGIAAYDLELGKNLNKRRRKNPEFRARAKDVGRKIRKQVLKDYVIHPLLSGPSFLPTLAATFTANLVRNLWTHSVIMCGHFPEGVQVFERRSIKGETRGQWYLRQMMGSANISGSKAMHFMTGNLSHQIEHHLFPDLPSNRYAEVAVKVRALFEKYELEYVTGPLPKQVFSAWRKVFRLSLPNKKPKVTTPDREQELVAA comes from the coding sequence TTGACCGCCATCGACCCCACCGCCCACCTGACCGCGGAGCAGATCGAGGAACTGGGCCGCGAGCTGGACGCGATCCGCGACGAGGTGATCGCCGGCCGTGGCGAGAAGGACGCCGCCTACATCCGCAAGGTCATCTCGGCGCAGCGCAAGCTCGAGCTGGTCAGCAGGGGCGTGCTGCTGTTCTCGTTCTTCCCGCCCGCGTGGCTGATCGGCACCGCCGGTCTGTCCGTGGCGAAGATCATGGACAACATGGAGATCGGCCACAACATCCTGCACGGCCAGTGGGACTGGATGCGGGACCCGAAGATCCACTCCACCACCTGGGACTGGGATCACGTCTCGCCGGCTGATCAGTGGAAGCACTCGCACAACGAGCTGCACCACACGTACACCAACGTGATCGGCAAGGACAACGACCTCGGCTACGGCATCATGCGCGTCGACGAGGACCAGAAGTGGCACCCGTTCCACCTCGGCCAGCCGCTGTGGAATTTCATCAACGCCTGCTTCTTCGAGTACGGCATCGCAGCGTACGACCTGGAGCTCGGCAAGAACCTGAACAAGCGCCGCCGCAAGAACCCGGAGTTCCGCGCGCGGGCCAAGGACGTGGGCCGAAAGATCCGCAAGCAGGTGCTCAAGGACTACGTGATCCACCCGCTGCTGTCGGGCCCGTCGTTCCTCCCCACGCTCGCCGCCACGTTCACCGCCAACCTGGTCCGGAACCTGTGGACCCACTCGGTGATCATGTGCGGCCACTTCCCCGAGGGCGTGCAGGTCTTCGAGCGCCGGTCGATCAAGGGCGAGACGCGCGGCCAGTGGTACCTGCGCCAGATGATGGGCTCGGCGAACATCAGCGGCAGCAAGGCCATGCACTTCATGACCGGCAACCTGTCGCACCAGATCGAGCACCACCTGTTCCCGGACCTGCCGAGCAACCGGTACGCCGAGGTCGCGGTGAAGGTGCGCGCGCTGTTCGAGAAGTACGAGCTGGAGTACGTCACCGGGCCGCTTCCCAAGCAGGTGTTCTCCGCGTGGCGCAAGGTCTTCCGGCTCTCGCTGCCCAACAAGAAGCCCAAGGTCACGACGCCGGACCGTGAGCAGGAGCTCGTCGCGGCCTGA
- a CDS encoding helix-turn-helix domain-containing protein: protein MSHVIRRASELALDETTVTALRAAVKTTADEVVQAIIDEVPPYANALSGSMGGTIRRAVRTALGHYLDLASGNATGGDGGDAAYELGRGEVRDGRSMDALLSAYRVGARVAWRCLAAGAVPAGLPAAEVAKFAELTFAYIDELSAASAAGHADELAARGRDHERHLEHLARDLLAGASPDVLLASAQRAGWQPPVSLTAVLLPAAQARPAYRTLDPSTLFLDDLPDATGVLLVPDADRSHLLRRLTDRTAVVGPARPWTRASASYARAARARSLSSDIRDTEDHLPELVLSADMEAFADLRARALAPLRTLPVATARRLEETLRAWLLHQGRREEVAAALFVHPQTVRYRMAQLRELFPDLASPHRVLELTLAVGLGAD from the coding sequence ATGAGTCATGTAATCCGCAGAGCCAGCGAGCTGGCCCTGGACGAGACGACGGTCACCGCACTGCGGGCCGCGGTGAAGACCACCGCCGACGAGGTCGTCCAGGCGATCATCGATGAGGTCCCCCCTTACGCCAACGCCCTTTCGGGCAGCATGGGCGGCACCATCCGCCGAGCCGTCCGCACCGCGCTGGGGCACTACCTGGACCTCGCGAGCGGCAACGCCACGGGCGGCGACGGCGGTGACGCGGCCTACGAGCTGGGCCGCGGCGAGGTGCGCGACGGCCGTTCCATGGACGCACTGCTCAGCGCCTACCGCGTCGGCGCCCGCGTGGCCTGGCGATGCCTGGCCGCCGGTGCCGTACCGGCAGGTCTGCCCGCCGCCGAGGTCGCCAAGTTCGCCGAGCTGACCTTCGCCTACATCGATGAGCTCTCCGCCGCGAGCGCCGCGGGCCATGCCGACGAACTGGCCGCCCGGGGCCGGGACCACGAGCGCCACTTGGAACACCTGGCCCGCGACCTCCTCGCCGGCGCGAGCCCGGACGTGCTGCTGGCCTCTGCTCAACGGGCCGGGTGGCAGCCCCCCGTTTCACTGACCGCGGTCCTGCTGCCCGCCGCCCAGGCCCGGCCTGCCTACCGCACGCTCGACCCGAGCACCCTCTTCCTCGACGATCTGCCGGACGCCACCGGTGTGCTGCTCGTCCCGGACGCCGACCGGTCACATCTCCTGCGGCGCCTGACCGACCGCACCGCCGTGGTCGGCCCGGCCCGGCCATGGACTCGTGCGTCCGCCTCGTACGCACGAGCCGCACGCGCGCGCTCCCTCTCCTCCGATATCCGCGATACCGAGGACCACCTGCCCGAGCTGGTACTGAGCGCCGACATGGAGGCGTTCGCAGACCTGCGTGCCCGAGCCCTCGCACCGTTGCGGACCTTGCCCGTCGCGACCGCGCGGCGGCTGGAGGAGACGTTGCGGGCGTGGCTGCTGCACCAGGGCAGGCGGGAGGAGGTGGCGGCGGCGTTGTTCGTCCACCCCCAGACGGTCCGGTACCGGATGGCGCAGCTGCGGGAGCTGTTTCCGGATCTCGCATCGCCACACCGGGTGCTTGAACTGACGCTGGCGGTCGGCCTTGGGGCCGACTGA